The Lactuca sativa cultivar Salinas chromosome 2, Lsat_Salinas_v11, whole genome shotgun sequence genome includes a window with the following:
- the LOC111897490 gene encoding uncharacterized protein LOC111897490, whose amino-acid sequence MTMTYILTRNEDDDDNASSSETIETDDVGPWSYLNHDVLLLVMMQLGVIDFVAFSGVCKSWRSVALSNWKTFMESKPPMLALIPPNGHDDRQCWLVDSKGKEFRTIIPHSGGWGSVGLSCGYMILLRWETYDFWLVNPITRHELHFPPAPCVSDFISKITSVLFFSPSISRLVFVILASNQIWFSIENEGAWNRVSSTFDFTFKDLHVFKGRIYSVSNKGHFCELTLQPEPKLTLLETKSLLDEDVSFQELVSWGENIYVRENLKAYKLDFGEMEWVPFQYTGDEHAFAFFISHLSHSAAAKPESWGSEPGRCFINEGGGKARFFIAVEWYFPHECLNVNLLQDA is encoded by the coding sequence ATGACTATGACATACATATTGACTAGAAACgaggatgatgatgataatgCATCTAGCAGTGAGACTATCGAGACTGATGATGTGGGACCTTGGTCGTACCTTAACCATGATGTGCTTTTATTAGTTATGATGCAACTGGGGGTCATCGATTTTGTTGCTTTTAGTGGTGTCTGCAAGTCATGGAGATCAGTAGCACTCAGTAATTGGAAAACATTTATGGAATCCAAACCACCAATGCTGGCGTTGATCCCTCCAAATGGTCATGATGATAGGCAATGTTGGCTAGTGGATTCTAAAGGAAAAGAGTTCAGAACCATAATTCCCCATTCTGGTGGCTGGGGATCCGTTGGATTAAGTTGTGGTTACATGATCTTGTTGAGGTGGGAAACGTACGACTTCTGGCTTGTGAATCCAATCACTAGGCATGAACTTCATTTCCCTCCTGCTCCTTGTGTGTCTGATTTTATATCAAAAATCACTTCTGTCCTTTTCTTTTCACCTTCAATCTCTAGATTGGTGTTTGTTATCTTAGCCAGTAATCAAATATGGTTTTCTATAGAGAATGAGGGAGCATGGAATCGTGTTTCCTCCACTTTCGACTTTACTTTTAAGGATTTACATGTTTTCAAGGGGAGGATATATAGTGTAAGTAATAAAGGTCATTTTTGCGAACTCACACTCCAGCCTGAGCCCAAACTGACTTTACTGGAAACCAAGAGTCTTCTTGATGAGGATGTATCTTTCCAGGAGCTTGTAAGTTGGGGTGAAAACATTTATGTGAGGGAAAACTTGAAGGCTTATAAATTAGATTTTGGTGAAATGGAATGGGTGCCTTTTCAATATACAGGAGACGAACATGCTTTTGCTTTCTTTATTAGCCACTTGAGTCATAGTGCTGCTGCTAAACCAGAGTCGTGGGGATCTGAGCCTGGGAGATGTTTTATTAATGAAGGAGGTGGAAAGGCAAGGTTCTTTATTGCAGTTGAATGGTATTTTCCCCATGAATGTTTGAATGTTAATCTCTTACAAGATGCATGA